One part of the Thiohalorhabdus denitrificans genome encodes these proteins:
- a CDS encoding YihY/virulence factor BrkB family protein yields the protein MSREHRGRQAARPGELGTADWKAVARRVWRGISRDNLSVVAAGVGFYAFFALFPALAAVVSLYGLVADPGDVERMVRQVQDVLPEAVTGILSSQLRKLAENTGARLGVGVVVGILIALWSATKGTKALMVGLNIVNGEEEKRGFLRQNAVALGLTLGAVLAVILALAMVVVAPAVLAAFPLPDLLRPLIAWVRWPVLAVLMALGLSALYRYAPSRRPPRWRWLTHGAVLATGLWLIASGLFSWYVANFGAYNKTYGSMAAIAILLMWFFLSAYVILLGAKVNSELEHHTERDTTVGADRPMGRREAVVADTVAGSTDTEGEGGVRAE from the coding sequence ATGAGCCGGGAGCACCGGGGGCGGCAGGCCGCCCGCCCGGGCGAGCTGGGCACGGCCGACTGGAAGGCGGTGGCCCGGCGGGTCTGGCGGGGGATAAGCCGGGACAACCTGAGCGTGGTCGCCGCGGGGGTGGGCTTTTACGCCTTCTTCGCCCTGTTTCCCGCCCTGGCCGCCGTGGTCTCCCTTTACGGGCTGGTAGCCGATCCCGGGGACGTGGAGCGCATGGTCCGGCAGGTCCAGGACGTCCTCCCGGAGGCGGTAACCGGGATCCTGTCCAGCCAGCTGCGGAAGCTGGCGGAGAACACCGGCGCCCGCCTGGGGGTGGGCGTGGTGGTCGGCATCCTCATCGCCCTCTGGAGCGCCACCAAGGGGACCAAGGCCCTGATGGTGGGCCTGAACATCGTCAACGGGGAGGAGGAGAAGCGGGGGTTCCTGCGTCAGAACGCGGTGGCGCTGGGCCTTACCCTCGGGGCGGTGCTGGCCGTGATCCTGGCCCTGGCCATGGTGGTGGTGGCCCCGGCGGTGCTGGCCGCTTTTCCCCTGCCCGACCTCCTGCGTCCCCTCATCGCCTGGGTGCGCTGGCCGGTGCTGGCCGTCCTGATGGCGCTGGGACTGTCGGCGCTCTATCGCTACGCCCCCAGCCGCCGGCCCCCCCGCTGGCGCTGGCTCACCCACGGGGCGGTGCTCGCGACCGGGCTGTGGCTGATCGCCTCGGGCTTGTTCTCCTGGTACGTGGCCAATTTCGGCGCCTACAACAAGACCTACGGCTCCATGGCGGCTATCGCCATCCTGCTCATGTGGTTCTTCCTCTCCGCCTACGTCATCCTCCTCGGGGCGAAGGTGAACAGCGAGCTGGAGCACCACACGGAGCGGGATACCACGGTCGGCGCGGATCGGCCCATGGGCCGGCGGGAAGCGGTGGTGGCGGACACGGTGGCCGGCTCGACGGACACGGAGGGGGAAGGGGGCGTTCGGGCCGAATGA
- a CDS encoding YfhL family 4Fe-4S dicluster ferredoxin, with protein sequence MALLITEDCINCTVCEPECPNEAIFYDEDLDLYQVDPASCTECVGHHDDPQCIEVCPVDCIEPDPDNQESRADLEAKFERLQA encoded by the coding sequence ATGGCCCTGCTGATCACGGAGGACTGCATCAACTGCACGGTCTGCGAGCCGGAGTGCCCCAACGAGGCCATCTTCTACGACGAGGATCTGGATCTGTATCAGGTGGACCCGGCCAGCTGCACCGAGTGCGTGGGCCATCACGACGACCCGCAATGCATCGAGGTGTGCCCCGTGGACTGCATCGAGCCCGACCCGGACAATCAGGAGAGCCGGGCCGACCTGGAGGCCAAGTTCGAGCGCTTGCAGGCCTGA
- a CDS encoding hydrolase, with protein sequence MSGLEKRYRAAWWLPGGHLQTLWPALMRRPPKARVRRERLELEDGDFLDLDWLADGPAGGPVVVLLHGLEGSLESHYLPGLMRELGEQGLRPVLMYHRGCSGEPNRTHRCYTGGDADDLARVVALLREREPDTPLAAVGFSLGGNLLLKWLGETGPDNPLAAAAAVSPPFRLDRAAARLEGGLSRLYQGHLLRTLVGSLERKYAGRPEASPVPLERVRAASSFRAFDDVFTAPVHGYAGVDDYYHRASCRSYLGDITVPTLILHALDDPFTTPDAVPETGELSPSVQLELHARGGHVGFVTGGMPGCSGYWIEERVPRFLSGALSSNFHVPDQTLSYFATSLWPR encoded by the coding sequence ATGAGCGGATTGGAGAAGCGGTACCGAGCGGCCTGGTGGCTCCCCGGCGGCCACCTGCAGACCCTGTGGCCCGCCCTGATGCGGCGGCCACCCAAGGCGCGGGTGCGGCGGGAGCGCCTGGAGCTGGAGGACGGCGACTTCCTGGACCTCGACTGGCTGGCGGATGGGCCCGCCGGGGGCCCGGTTGTGGTGCTCCTGCACGGCCTGGAGGGCTCCCTGGAGTCGCACTACCTGCCGGGGCTCATGCGGGAGCTGGGGGAGCAGGGGCTGCGGCCCGTGCTCATGTACCACCGCGGCTGCAGCGGCGAGCCCAACCGCACCCACCGTTGCTACACCGGCGGGGATGCCGACGACCTGGCCCGGGTGGTGGCGCTCCTGCGGGAACGGGAGCCGGACACGCCACTGGCGGCGGTGGGCTTCTCCCTGGGCGGCAACCTGTTGCTCAAGTGGCTGGGGGAGACGGGGCCCGACAACCCCTTGGCCGCGGCGGCGGCCGTCTCCCCGCCCTTCCGCCTCGACCGGGCCGCGGCGCGGCTGGAGGGTGGCCTGTCCCGGTTGTACCAGGGCCACCTGCTGCGGACCCTGGTGGGCTCCCTGGAGCGCAAGTACGCGGGGCGGCCCGAGGCCTCTCCCGTGCCCCTGGAGCGGGTCCGCGCGGCCTCCTCCTTCCGCGCCTTCGACGACGTCTTCACCGCCCCCGTGCACGGCTACGCCGGGGTGGATGACTATTACCACCGAGCCAGCTGCCGTTCCTACCTGGGCGACATCACCGTCCCCACCTTGATCCTGCATGCCCTGGACGATCCCTTCACCACCCCCGACGCCGTGCCGGAAACCGGTGAGCTTTCCCCCTCGGTGCAACTGGAGCTGCACGCCCGCGGCGGCCACGTGGGCTTCGTCACCGGGGGAATGCCCGGGTGCTCCGGCTACTGGATCGAGGAGCGGGTACCCCGGTTTTTGAGCGGGGCGTTGTCATCGAACTTTCACGTCCCTGACCAAACCCTTTCATATTTCGCCACTAGCCTCTGGCCCCGGTAA
- a CDS encoding thioredoxin family protein: protein MKRTRPWKRILTLGLGALLALAAAPVQAERADPQSFYNIPAFGDFQRNLQDAVDSGKKGMLLYFHQDECPFCQKMEEEVFTQPIVHDFFHKYFDVYKVNIKGDAQFVDVDGDSLSQGDFAVQNRARATPTLIVYDEEGEEAVRFISNPSTPEMLALGKFVVDGAYEEGKDFFNYKREATTGIKQEIREEYL from the coding sequence ATGAAACGCACGCGCCCATGGAAGCGGATCCTCACCCTGGGGCTCGGCGCGCTCCTGGCGCTGGCGGCAGCGCCCGTCCAGGCCGAACGCGCCGACCCGCAGTCCTTCTACAACATCCCCGCGTTCGGGGACTTCCAGCGGAACCTCCAGGACGCCGTGGATTCGGGCAAGAAGGGCATGCTGCTCTACTTCCACCAGGACGAATGCCCCTTCTGCCAGAAGATGGAGGAGGAGGTCTTCACCCAGCCCATCGTCCACGACTTCTTCCACAAGTACTTCGACGTCTACAAGGTCAACATCAAAGGTGACGCGCAGTTCGTGGACGTGGACGGCGATTCCCTCTCCCAGGGGGACTTCGCCGTGCAGAACCGAGCCCGCGCCACCCCGACCCTGATCGTCTACGACGAGGAAGGCGAGGAAGCCGTGCGCTTCATCTCCAACCCCAGCACCCCCGAGATGCTGGCCCTGGGAAAATTCGTGGTGGACGGCGCCTACGAGGAAGGCAAGGACTTCTTCAACTACAAGCGGGAAGCCACCACCGGCATCAAGCAGGAGATCCGCGAGGAGTACCTGTAG
- a CDS encoding FIST signal transduction protein has product MERFRAGHAGGALWRDAADSCLRQVGELPADANLGFVYITDDWSDEFAAIVDYLKAHTGIEQWVGTLGAGVCGSGQEYHLMPAMSVLVATFPPDAVRLLPTQREDLSDLRAELGSWYQGHAAVRGVVHGDPRNAEVPELIGRLAAELPDGFLVGGLTSTRRRAYPQAVGPVTEGGLSGVLLTEEVPVVTGLTQGCTPIGPRREITSCDGNALIELDGRPALDAFYEDIGELLARDLNKAAGYIFAGFPQGGADSGDYLVRNLVGVNEAKKVVGVGEEVSEGQEIMFCRRDGNTAREDLIRMVREVRERAGGDARGALYFSCVGRGASLFGEDSNELRLVRQELGDVPLAGFFCNGEIHDSRLYGYTGVLALFP; this is encoded by the coding sequence ATGGAACGGTTTCGAGCCGGGCACGCCGGGGGCGCCCTGTGGCGGGATGCGGCGGATTCCTGCCTTCGGCAGGTGGGCGAGCTGCCGGCGGACGCCAACCTCGGTTTTGTATACATCACGGACGACTGGAGCGACGAGTTCGCCGCCATCGTCGACTACCTCAAGGCCCACACCGGCATCGAGCAGTGGGTGGGCACCCTTGGGGCTGGGGTCTGCGGGTCCGGCCAGGAGTACCACCTGATGCCGGCCATGAGCGTTCTGGTGGCCACCTTCCCCCCGGACGCCGTGCGCCTGTTGCCCACCCAGCGGGAGGACCTGTCGGATCTGCGCGCCGAGCTGGGGTCCTGGTACCAGGGGCACGCGGCGGTCCGGGGGGTGGTGCACGGTGATCCCCGCAACGCCGAGGTGCCCGAGCTGATCGGCCGGCTGGCCGCGGAGCTTCCCGACGGCTTCCTGGTGGGCGGGCTCACCTCCACCCGGCGTCGGGCCTATCCGCAGGCGGTCGGACCGGTGACCGAGGGCGGGCTCTCGGGGGTGCTGCTCACCGAGGAGGTCCCCGTGGTCACCGGGCTCACCCAGGGCTGCACCCCCATCGGCCCGCGTCGGGAGATCACCTCCTGCGACGGCAACGCCCTCATCGAGCTGGACGGACGGCCCGCCCTGGATGCGTTCTACGAGGACATCGGCGAGTTGCTGGCCCGCGACCTCAACAAGGCCGCCGGCTACATCTTCGCCGGGTTCCCCCAGGGCGGCGCGGACAGCGGGGACTACCTGGTGCGCAACCTGGTGGGGGTCAACGAGGCCAAGAAGGTAGTGGGCGTGGGCGAGGAGGTCAGCGAGGGCCAGGAGATCATGTTCTGCCGCCGGGACGGCAACACCGCCCGCGAGGACCTGATCCGCATGGTCCGCGAGGTGCGCGAGCGGGCGGGCGGCGACGCGCGGGGGGCGCTGTATTTCTCCTGCGTGGGCCGCGGCGCCAGCCTGTTCGGCGAGGACTCCAACGAGCTGCGCCTGGTGCGCCAGGAGCTCGGCGACGTGCCCCTGGCCGGTTTCTTCTGCAACGGGGAGATCCACGACAGCCGCCTGTACGGCTACACCGGCGTACTGGCCCTGTTCCCTTAG
- a CDS encoding putative molybdenum carrier protein: MSFSDLPVPKVISGGQTGVDRAALDAAMAAGLAVGGWCPTGRRAEDGPLDARYPLVETPSRDYRQRTRWNVRDADATLVLGWGRLTGGTALTVGFIREYGRPHRVVPLDGDPDPGPVRAWLREQEVTTLNVAGPRGDAEGRIYAAARAFLTALFEYAKEA, from the coding sequence ATGTCCTTTTCCGATCTTCCCGTGCCCAAGGTAATCTCCGGCGGCCAGACGGGGGTGGACCGCGCCGCCCTGGACGCCGCCATGGCGGCGGGGCTGGCCGTGGGCGGCTGGTGCCCCACGGGGCGCCGCGCCGAGGACGGCCCCCTCGACGCCCGCTATCCGCTGGTTGAGACCCCCTCCCGGGACTACCGGCAGCGCACGCGCTGGAACGTCCGGGACGCCGACGCCACCCTGGTGCTCGGCTGGGGGCGCCTGACGGGGGGGACGGCCCTGACCGTGGGCTTCATCCGGGAATACGGCCGGCCCCACCGGGTGGTGCCCCTGGACGGGGATCCCGATCCCGGCCCCGTGCGCGCCTGGCTCCGGGAACAGGAGGTGACGACCCTGAACGTGGCGGGGCCGCGGGGCGACGCCGAGGGCCGGATCTACGCGGCGGCCCGGGCCTTTCTCACGGCGCTTTTCGAATACGCGAAGGAGGCTTGA
- a CDS encoding ROK family protein, which yields MRLGVDLGGTKTEVIALDGEGRERLRRRVDSPRGDYGATLDNLAGLVAWAEAQLGTRATVGVGTPGALSRATGTIKNANSTWLNGQALHRDLEARLERPVRIANDANCFALSEAADGAGSDARVVFGVIAGTGTGAGVVVDREVLTGPNAVAGEWGHNPLPWPAAGEVPGPPCYCGLRGCIETFLSGPGLAADHERHTGNARDARAIVAAAEEGDADCAATLRRYEHRMARALAHVINILDPDVIVLGGGMGNIGRLYERVPALWGRFVFSDRVDTRLVPPRHGDSSGVRGAAWLWGPREAARAVGSA from the coding sequence ATCCGGCTCGGGGTGGACCTGGGCGGCACGAAGACCGAGGTCATCGCCCTCGACGGGGAGGGCCGGGAACGCCTGCGGCGGCGGGTGGATAGCCCCCGCGGGGACTACGGTGCCACCCTGGATAACCTCGCCGGCCTGGTGGCCTGGGCGGAGGCGCAGCTGGGCACCCGTGCCACGGTGGGCGTGGGCACGCCCGGGGCCCTGTCCCGGGCCACCGGCACCATCAAGAACGCCAACTCCACCTGGCTCAACGGCCAGGCCCTGCATCGCGATCTGGAGGCGCGCCTGGAGCGCCCCGTGCGCATTGCCAACGACGCCAACTGCTTCGCCCTGTCCGAGGCCGCCGACGGTGCCGGCTCGGATGCGCGGGTGGTGTTCGGGGTGATCGCGGGCACGGGGACCGGGGCCGGCGTGGTGGTGGACCGGGAGGTGCTGACCGGTCCCAATGCCGTCGCCGGGGAGTGGGGGCACAATCCCTTGCCTTGGCCGGCCGCGGGGGAGGTGCCGGGTCCGCCCTGCTATTGCGGGCTCCGCGGCTGCATCGAGACCTTCCTGTCGGGGCCGGGGCTGGCGGCGGACCATGAGCGGCATACGGGGAACGCCCGCGACGCCCGGGCCATCGTCGCCGCCGCCGAGGAGGGCGATGCGGACTGCGCGGCCACCCTGCGCCGCTACGAGCACCGCATGGCCCGCGCCCTGGCCCATGTGATCAACATCCTGGATCCCGACGTCATCGTCCTCGGCGGCGGCATGGGCAACATCGGCCGCCTCTACGAGCGTGTCCCGGCGCTCTGGGGCCGCTTCGTCTTCTCCGACCGGGTGGATACCAGGCTGGTGCCACCCCGCCACGGGGACTCCAGCGGGGTGCGCGGCGCCGCCTGGCTCTGGGGGCCCCGGGAGGCCGCCCGGGCCGTGGGAAGCGCCTGA
- a CDS encoding AI-2E family transporter, whose translation MQSSSSFRSLLPGMAPSLLGAVAVVGLLYVGRNVLIPIVIAALLSPLLAPVAGLLERLRLGRIGSALIVAALLAVVAASVAGVVSRQLVVLADSLPDYRANIVQRIEGLQPEGSTVLGRIMEAAQGVREEVGGEEEEPPGAGEGEAGAGEEREPVPVQIHQEPASEVLAILRTYGGMFLQPVGMAGLAFVYLIFFLIYREDLRERVIRLAGVGRLSLTSRALDDAGRKITHYLRAQAIINVTYGIPVGIGLWFIGVPNAALWAILAILLRFIPFIGPWVGAGLPVILSFAVFDGWIQPLGVLGLFLVLELFSNNVLEPWLYGASTGLSPVAVLFAVVFWSALWGLVGLVVAIPLTACLVVLGRYVPALQFFPVILGREPPLPPAAGFYHQLHDLDVDEAGRLLADHRERHGLLVTLDEVVLPALRLVQENHIGGELTAGQVDGMLRAARKALRPLVMGEEPFPEPALEVPDQAGLVCIPAHDDLDELPAQLLVALLRSKGMPAVHMPADTLAGDLAARLPGGHRAVLCLSTVHPADDARVRYLCKRLHGRDPAWSILVGAWGQDPDSLQSLREAGAHFVTGSLAEAREWALRKRQELETLET comes from the coding sequence GTGCAGTCGTCCTCCTCCTTCCGCTCCCTCCTCCCCGGCATGGCGCCCAGCCTGCTGGGGGCGGTCGCCGTGGTGGGGCTGCTGTACGTGGGCCGCAACGTGCTGATCCCCATCGTGATCGCGGCCCTGCTGAGCCCCCTGCTCGCCCCGGTGGCCGGCCTGCTGGAGCGCCTGCGCCTGGGGCGCATCGGCAGCGCCCTGATCGTGGCGGCGCTCCTGGCGGTGGTGGCGGCCTCGGTGGCGGGGGTGGTCTCCCGGCAGCTGGTGGTGCTGGCGGATTCCCTGCCCGATTACCGCGCGAACATCGTGCAGCGCATCGAGGGCCTGCAGCCCGAGGGGAGCACGGTGCTGGGGCGGATCATGGAGGCCGCGCAAGGCGTCCGCGAGGAGGTGGGCGGGGAGGAGGAAGAGCCGCCGGGGGCCGGCGAGGGCGAGGCCGGAGCGGGGGAGGAACGGGAGCCCGTGCCGGTGCAGATCCACCAGGAGCCCGCATCGGAGGTCCTTGCCATCCTCCGCACCTATGGCGGCATGTTCCTGCAGCCCGTGGGCATGGCCGGCCTGGCCTTCGTCTACCTCATTTTCTTTCTGATCTACCGCGAGGACCTCCGGGAACGGGTGATCCGCCTGGCGGGGGTCGGGCGCCTCAGCCTGACCTCCCGGGCCCTCGACGACGCCGGCCGCAAGATCACCCACTACCTGCGCGCCCAGGCGATCATCAACGTGACCTACGGCATTCCCGTGGGCATCGGTCTGTGGTTCATCGGCGTCCCCAACGCCGCCCTGTGGGCGATCCTGGCCATCCTCCTGCGCTTCATCCCCTTCATCGGCCCCTGGGTGGGGGCCGGCCTGCCCGTGATCCTTTCCTTTGCCGTGTTCGACGGCTGGATCCAGCCGCTGGGGGTGCTGGGGCTCTTCCTGGTCCTGGAGCTGTTCTCCAACAACGTGCTGGAGCCCTGGCTGTACGGGGCCAGCACAGGTCTGTCGCCGGTGGCCGTACTGTTCGCGGTGGTCTTCTGGAGCGCGCTGTGGGGCCTGGTGGGTCTGGTGGTGGCCATCCCCCTGACCGCCTGCCTGGTGGTGCTCGGACGCTATGTGCCTGCCCTCCAGTTCTTCCCGGTCATCCTGGGCCGGGAGCCTCCCCTGCCGCCCGCTGCGGGCTTCTATCACCAGCTCCATGATCTGGACGTGGACGAGGCCGGCCGTCTGTTGGCCGACCACCGCGAACGGCACGGCCTCCTCGTTACCCTGGACGAGGTGGTACTCCCTGCCCTGCGCCTCGTCCAGGAAAACCACATCGGGGGCGAGCTGACCGCCGGGCAAGTGGACGGGATGCTGCGCGCGGCCCGCAAGGCCCTCCGTCCCCTGGTGATGGGCGAGGAGCCGTTCCCCGAGCCCGCCCTGGAGGTACCCGACCAGGCGGGGCTGGTCTGTATCCCTGCCCACGACGATCTGGATGAGCTCCCCGCCCAGCTCCTGGTGGCCCTGCTGCGCTCGAAGGGCATGCCGGCGGTGCACATGCCGGCGGATACGCTGGCCGGGGACCTGGCCGCCCGGCTGCCGGGTGGCCATCGCGCCGTGCTCTGCCTCTCCACCGTTCATCCCGCCGACGACGCGCGGGTCCGCTACCTGTGCAAGCGCCTGCACGGAAGGGATCCCGCCTGGTCCATCCTCGTGGGGGCCTGGGGGCAGGACCCCGATTCCCTCCAGTCCTTGCGGGAGGCCGGGGCGCATTTCGTCACGGGCAGCCTGGCGGAGGCCCGCGAGTGGGCCCTTCGCAAAAGGCAGGAGCTGGAAACCCTGGAAACGTAG
- a CDS encoding porin, whose protein sequence is MPELANRAVTALFLAGVAAPASSPAGVTVYDKGDTHLEFGGRLQAQYHLENPDAGDSTDELFFRRMRLYMEGGVTEDISGKWQVDFGKAGVSVKDAYIAYSSLGPGQLTVGNHYVPFSRESNTSSKRQQLVERTFVGDHNYGTPDRQLGVSYAGGTDLVGYQFGAYEAYIDADTDKLDFGSGANKDDDWYGGKMVAGGLDFFLVGGSFKKAQGDFVRDPRLALGINGFTWENDDDEPGIATLTQAQQYDSVSGFSADAAFRGGGLSVDAQYNRFATETNGDNVTSGIIEGGEGDFGTYAVEGGYMLIPSRAELVAGYQALDADAYDETWTRASAGLNFFINGHTDKLQATYRVGANREGVDGNDVNELFVQFQHVI, encoded by the coding sequence ATGCCTGAATTGGCGAACCGGGCGGTTACCGCCCTGTTCTTGGCCGGGGTGGCCGCCCCCGCCTCGTCCCCCGCTGGCGTGACCGTCTACGACAAGGGCGATACCCACCTGGAATTCGGTGGTCGCCTCCAGGCCCAGTACCATCTGGAGAACCCGGACGCAGGCGACAGCACTGATGAGCTGTTCTTCCGCCGCATGCGCCTGTACATGGAGGGTGGTGTGACGGAGGACATCTCGGGCAAGTGGCAGGTGGATTTCGGCAAGGCCGGAGTCAGCGTGAAGGACGCCTATATCGCCTACTCGTCCCTGGGCCCCGGCCAACTAACCGTCGGCAACCACTACGTGCCCTTCTCGCGCGAGTCCAATACCTCCTCCAAGCGCCAGCAGCTGGTGGAGCGGACCTTCGTCGGGGACCACAACTATGGCACCCCGGACCGTCAGCTAGGTGTTTCCTACGCCGGCGGCACCGACTTGGTCGGCTACCAATTCGGGGCCTACGAGGCCTATATCGATGCCGACACCGACAAGCTGGATTTCGGCTCGGGCGCCAACAAGGACGACGATTGGTACGGCGGTAAGATGGTCGCCGGAGGCCTGGATTTCTTTCTCGTGGGAGGGTCGTTCAAGAAGGCTCAGGGTGATTTCGTCCGCGATCCCAGGCTGGCCCTGGGGATTAACGGGTTCACCTGGGAGAATGACGATGACGAGCCGGGGATTGCCACCCTCACCCAGGCCCAGCAGTACGATTCCGTAAGCGGCTTCAGTGCCGATGCGGCGTTCCGGGGTGGCGGACTGTCGGTGGACGCCCAGTACAACCGTTTCGCCACCGAGACCAACGGGGATAACGTTACCTCCGGCATTATCGAGGGTGGAGAGGGCGACTTCGGGACCTACGCGGTGGAGGGTGGCTACATGCTGATCCCGTCCCGGGCGGAGCTGGTTGCCGGCTACCAGGCACTCGACGCCGATGCCTACGACGAGACGTGGACCCGGGCCTCCGCGGGCCTGAATTTCTTTATCAACGGGCACACCGACAAGCTTCAGGCCACCTACCGGGTGGGGGCCAACCGGGAGGGGGTTGACGGGAATGACGTCAACGAGCTGTTTGTGCAGTTCCAGCACGTGATTTAG
- the dusA gene encoding tRNA dihydrouridine(20/20a) synthase DusA, which translates to MLDRTLSVAPMMDRTDRHHRYFMRLVAPRTLLYTEMVTTGALLHGDVARHLAYNPEEHPVALQLGGSEPAELAHCARLAEEWGYDEVNLNVGCPSDRVQNGRFGACLMAEPGLVAECVAAMREAVALPVTVKHRIGIDHQDDYAHLHAFVDRVAAAGCGTFIVHARKAWLQGLSPKENREKPPLRHEEVHRLKREFPELEIITNGGLRSVEDMAAQLPHLDGAMIGRAAYERPWIMAEAERRFLGEDPALLPRREVVERYMAYMERELDRGVRLQAMARHILGLFQGMPGARAWRRHISENAPRRDAGVEVIREALEKVAPGCREEAALAADG; encoded by the coding sequence ATGCTCGACCGCACCCTCTCCGTGGCCCCCATGATGGACCGCACCGACCGCCACCACCGCTACTTCATGCGGTTGGTGGCGCCGCGGACCCTGCTGTACACGGAGATGGTGACCACCGGGGCGCTGCTGCACGGCGACGTGGCGCGCCATCTCGCCTACAACCCCGAGGAGCACCCCGTGGCCCTGCAGCTCGGCGGCTCCGAGCCGGCCGAGCTGGCCCATTGCGCGCGCCTGGCGGAGGAATGGGGCTACGACGAGGTGAACCTCAACGTGGGCTGCCCCAGCGACCGGGTGCAGAACGGCCGTTTCGGCGCCTGCCTCATGGCGGAGCCCGGCCTGGTGGCCGAATGCGTGGCCGCCATGCGCGAGGCCGTTGCCCTCCCCGTGACCGTCAAGCACCGCATCGGCATCGATCACCAGGACGACTACGCCCATCTGCATGCTTTCGTGGACCGGGTGGCCGCGGCCGGCTGCGGCACCTTCATCGTCCACGCCCGCAAGGCCTGGCTGCAGGGCCTATCCCCCAAGGAGAACCGGGAGAAACCGCCCCTGCGCCACGAGGAGGTACACCGCCTCAAGCGGGAATTCCCGGAGCTGGAGATCATCACCAACGGTGGGCTGCGCAGCGTCGAGGACATGGCCGCGCAGCTGCCCCACCTGGACGGCGCCATGATCGGCCGCGCCGCCTACGAGCGGCCCTGGATCATGGCCGAGGCGGAACGCCGCTTCCTGGGCGAGGACCCCGCCCTTCTTCCTCGCCGCGAGGTGGTGGAGCGCTACATGGCCTACATGGAACGGGAGCTGGACCGGGGCGTGCGGCTCCAGGCCATGGCCCGCCACATCCTCGGGCTGTTCCAGGGAATGCCGGGCGCCCGCGCCTGGCGACGCCACATCTCGGAGAACGCTCCCCGCCGGGACGCCGGAGTGGAGGTGATCCGGGAGGCCCTGGAGAAGGTAGCCCCCGGCTGCCGGGAAGAGGCCGCCCTCGCGGCAGACGGTTGA
- the metX gene encoding homoserine O-acetyltransferase MetX, which produces MSGATKYLHLDGPFELARGGALPEVTLAYETWGELSPERDNAILLFTGLSPSAHAASSMEDPSRGWWEFMIGPGRALDTSRYFVICINNLGSCFGSTGPATTNPETGRPYRLDFPELSVEDIVRSQRQALHKLGIERLHGVVGASLGGMSALAFAVMYPDDVDELVVISAATSATPFAIAIRSLQRDCIKSDPAWKGGFYPEGQQPQEGMRLARKMGLMSYRSPEEWQQRFGRERVEWLDEPGSQPFDIEFQVESYLEANARKFVKVCDANCYLYLSRAMDLFDLGEHAGDGDPDTALKQIRARRALVLGVETDFLFPVWQQKAVADGLKDAGLSTHYMPLPSLQGHDAFLVDKARFIPVVGEFFSSGGDASEA; this is translated from the coding sequence ATGTCCGGCGCCACCAAATACCTGCACCTGGACGGCCCCTTCGAGCTGGCACGCGGCGGGGCCCTGCCCGAGGTCACGCTGGCCTACGAGACCTGGGGGGAGCTCTCCCCCGAGCGGGACAACGCCATCCTGCTCTTCACCGGCCTCTCCCCCAGCGCGCACGCTGCCTCCTCCATGGAGGACCCCTCCCGCGGCTGGTGGGAGTTCATGATCGGCCCCGGGCGCGCCCTCGACACCAGCCGCTACTTCGTCATCTGCATCAACAACCTGGGCTCCTGCTTCGGCTCCACGGGGCCGGCCACCACCAACCCGGAGACCGGGCGACCCTACCGCCTGGACTTCCCGGAGCTCTCCGTGGAGGACATCGTCCGCTCCCAGCGTCAGGCCCTTCACAAGCTGGGCATCGAGCGGCTGCACGGGGTGGTGGGCGCGTCGCTGGGCGGTATGTCGGCCCTGGCCTTCGCGGTGATGTATCCCGACGACGTGGACGAGCTGGTGGTGATCTCGGCGGCCACCAGCGCCACCCCCTTCGCCATCGCCATCCGCTCCTTGCAGCGGGACTGCATCAAGAGCGATCCGGCCTGGAAGGGCGGGTTCTATCCGGAGGGGCAGCAGCCGCAGGAGGGCATGCGGCTGGCGCGTAAGATGGGGCTCATGTCCTATCGCTCGCCGGAGGAGTGGCAACAGCGCTTCGGGCGGGAGCGGGTGGAATGGCTGGACGAACCGGGCAGCCAGCCCTTTGACATCGAGTTCCAGGTGGAGTCCTACCTGGAGGCCAACGCCCGCAAGTTCGTGAAGGTGTGCGACGCCAACTGCTACCTGTACCTGTCGCGGGCCATGGACCTGTTCGATCTGGGGGAGCACGCCGGGGACGGCGATCCCGACACGGCCCTCAAGCAGATCCGGGCCCGGCGGGCGCTGGTGCTCGGCGTGGAGACCGATTTCCTGTTCCCGGTCTGGCAGCAGAAGGCCGTCGCCGACGGCCTGAAGGATGCCGGCCTGTCCACCCACTACATGCCGCTGCCCTCCCTCCAGGGCCACGACGCCTTCCTGGTGGACAAGGCCCGGTTCATTCCCGTGGTGGGGGAGTTCTTCTCCAGCGGCGGGGACGCCTCCGAAGCGTGA